The Schistocerca gregaria isolate iqSchGreg1 unplaced genomic scaffold, iqSchGreg1.2 ptg000665l, whole genome shotgun sequence genome includes a window with the following:
- the LOC126318314 gene encoding transcription elongation factor SPT6-like: MNDSRDDQEDYVAEGDADKEEEEGNVNLSSEGSSSEEEDDAQNHYEEDGFVVNDDLEFEEEENEEMHRCRKRLRKGKRKQVQLDEEDYQLIQENMGMSFYNKKMSPHLKPLRLDTPDKELLAKVLFSDEYSKRDEDKSPKGQADREDDNRDDEFRSEEEEDFVVDDMDRPIRHKKAPKSAGAWGVSDIEQYREARDIYDYSEYLPQYEQGLDEYSDRGGEKPQDITELFKKRGFEPSLLEKHFLTTEDKVIRETDVPERLQLRFPNRPAMSDEDFKNEAKWIYDNVFLFGDTPNPHQAEKVIEKVENVLKFFLRDHFEVPFIARYEKESWMPELTREQLWTIYDWDEKWFYRESRKLSLKQLITGSANIESRESSVLLLRVDMSQNDETIDDIRNYFTLHYDSDLSSAGKSKYKRPGRNMLYADAKEAGLDKLLRLFGQMPSQLAKSLCDQESIEAANPARSPEEEVAEYVSVRFSSPQRVLEAIRHMYARELSAELYVRRTMKDIYYQVAVLSTEPLPAAEHVIDAFHPLREVKCLVDKPISSFRDDQFLQVLQGVEANLIKMNVRVPEAWVPEFVAKISRKFYVNKGDGKDPVENQWNEQRRLVIVEMLKSHLFPAFLDSALTNLRREAEEYVLGCCGRKLESMLMEGPYVPPENYAEWYRRIYSYKKEKVGAPIPIKVMVFCAEDDVGQYAVLDANGELVDALTASSFIRFEDRKQIESFINKHRPPVLVFGADGFRAYHNHNVLNDIIYSLSQRDGDFPPIQVMFKSSKVARIYQTSERAKHEFPDASLILRRAVSIGRSLLNPHVELCGLYEDQRGLRSLNLHPLCEMINPETLSNRLNRCFLDVVNMVGVDINRVVSHYWMRSLVPLVCGLGPRKSADLLAILDRVVIVENRMQLLNEQEFLGPCVWKNAIGFIKVARESSDDLDSLYEVLDGTRIFPDHYALARKIAKDAVRSKDEHVDYVAAVMKDPKKLDMIDINLFVRLLEERGQFKRYVLEDIMSELREPFAELREPCRPLSTEELFDLLTGDTLQPGMVQTVRVERVQRVSNPVSGHYMGEQLEVKLECGLPGTISAYDATDLQFNRLSDLFKRNDRIRAVIKTISKSNFCCTLTARESDLESHRYLLPRAVDSYLKEPPRYDASYQPCGRRMREQRQEEARAFIPRHTIHPNFQNIGLEEVKKYLEDKPPGFYLISPDGPDHLIITMKFYLKLFVHISVREEQKESPEMLGHELIIGNTTFSSLDDLIVNHMDPFWMNAVDMTQFKYFREVSKEEIERSIREEKSAQPSRIPYYITPSEKHPGRFLLVYAPTNNSVLSEYISLVPEGFRFRQKVHSTPDKLIIWFKKHFRDPIAANPNSSRGGKMDVPPHPAGRHGEPKGGDPGYRRPYPPAYPPVVPPHSYPYPSQGMGNRQHGDHFYNQQWSNSYSRISSIPDRYGQ; encoded by the exons ATGAATGACT CGCGCGATGACCAGGAGGACTACGTGGCCGAGGGCGACGCGGACAAAGAGGAGGAAGAGGGAAACGTCAATCTATCGAGCGAGGGCAGCTCGTCTGAGGAGGAGGACGACGCCCAAAACCACTACGAGGAAGACGGGTTTGTAGTGAACGATGATTTAGAGTTCGAGGAGGAAGAGAATGAGGAGATGCATCGGTGTCGAAAGAGGCTTCGCAAAGGGAAGAGAAAGCAGGTGCAGTTGGATGAGGAGGACTACCAGCTCATACAGGAGAACATGGGGATGAgcttttacaacaaaaagatgtcGCCTCACCTCAAGCCCCTGAGGCTGGACACTCCTGACAAGGAGCTGTTGGCGAAGGTGCTTTTTTCTG ATGAGTATTCGAAGCGAGACGAGGACAAGTCGCCTAAGGGCCAGGCTGACCGCGAAGACGACAACAGGGACGACGAGTTTcgcagcgaggaggaggaggacttTGTGGTGGACGACATGGATCGCCCCATTCGCCACAAGAAGGCGCCGAAGTCGGCGGGCGCGTGGGGCGTGTCCGACATCGAGCAGTACAGAGAGGCCAGAGACATCTACGATTACTCGGAGTACCTGCCTCAGTACGAGCAGGGGTTGGACGAGTACTCGGACCGAGGCGGTGAGAAGCCGCAGGACATAACGGAGCTTTTTAAGAAGAGAGGGTTCGAGCCGAGTTTGTTGGAGAAGCATTTTTTGACCACGGAGGACAAGGTGATTAGGGAGACGGACGTTCCCGAGCGCCTGCAGTTGCGCTTTCCGAATCGGCCAGCGATGTCGGACGAGGACTTCAAGAACGAGGCCAAGTGGATCTACGATAACGTTTTTTTGTTTGGGGACACGCCGAATCCTCACCAGGCGGAGAAGGTGATAGAGAAGGTGGAGAACGTGCTGAAGTTCTTCCTGAGGGACCACTTTGAGGTGCCGTTCATCGCGAGGTACGAGAAGGAGTCTTGGATGCCGGAGCTGACGAGGGAGCAGCTTTGGACGATCTACGACTGGGACGAGAAGTGGTTTTACCGCGAGTCTCGCAAGCTGAGTTTGAAGCAGTTGATAACGGGTTCGGCGAACATAGAGTCGCGCGAGTCGTCGGTGTTGTTGCTGCGCGTGGACATGAGCCAGAACGACGAGACGATCGACGACATTAGGAACTACTTCACGTTGCACTACGACTCGGACTTGAGTTCGGCGGGGAAGAGCAAGTACAAGCGTCCGGGGAGGAACATGCTGTACGCGGACGCCAAGGAGGCGGGGTTGGACAAGCTGCTGCGGTTGTTTGGCCAGATGCCGTCACAGCTCGCCAAGTCGCTGTGCGACCAGGAGTCGATCGAGGCGGCGAATCCGGCGAGGTCGCCGGAGGAGGAGGTCGCGGAATACGTGTCGGTGCGGTTTTCGTCGCCGCAGCGGGTGCTGGAGGCGATTAGGCACATGTACGCGCGAGAGCTTAGCGCCGAGTTGTACGTGAGGAGGACGATGAAGGACATATACTACCAGGTGGCGGTGTTGTCGACGGAGCCGTTGCCGGCGGCGGAGCACGTGATTGACGCGTTCCACCCGTTGAGGGAGGTGAAGTGTCTGGTGGACAAGCCGATATCGTCCTTCAGAGACGACCAGTTCTTGCAGGTGCTGCAGGGCGTGGAGGCGAACTTGATCAAGATGAACGTGCGggtgccggaggcgtgggtgccgGAGTTCGTCGCGAAGATATCGAGGAAGTTCTACGTGAACAAGGGGGACGGGAAGGACCCGGTCGAGAATCAGTGGAACGAGCAGCGCCGATTGGTGATCGTGGAGATGCTGAAGAGTCACCTGTTTCCGGCGTTTTTGGACAGCGCGTTGACGAATTTGAGGCGCGAGGCGGAGGAGTACGTGCTGGGTTGTTGCGGGCGGAAGTTGGAGTCGATGTTGATGGAGGGTCCGTACGTGCCGCCGGAGAATTACGCGGAGTGGTACCGCCGAATTTACTCGTACAAGAAGGAGAAGGTCGGCGCGCCGATTCCGATCAAGGTGATGGTGTTTTGCGCGGAGGACGACGTGGGGCAGTACGCGGTGTTGGACGCGAACGGCGAGTTGGTCGACGCGCTGACGGCGTCTTCGTTCATCAGGTTCGAGGACCGGAAGCAGATAGAGAGCTTCATAAACAAGCACCGTCCGCCCGTTTTGGTGTTTGGCGCGGATGGGTTTCGGGCGTACCACAACCACAACGTGTTGAACGACATCATATATTCGCTGTCTCAGAGGGACGGGGACTTTCCGCCGATTCAGGTGATGTTCAAGTCTTCGAAGGTGGCGAGGATTTACCAGACGAGCGAGCGAGCGAAGCACGAGTTTCCGGACGCGTCGCTGATACTGAGGAGGGCGGTTTCGATTGGTCGGAGCCTGCTGAATCCGCACGTGGAGCTGTGCGGGTTGTACGAGGACCAGAGGGGGCTGAGGTCGTTGAACTTGCACCCGCTGTGCGAGATGATCAATCCGGAGACGTTGTCGAACAGGTTGAACCGCTGTTTTTTGGACGTGGTGAACATGGTCGGGGTGGACATAAACCGGGTGGTGTCGCACTACTGGATGAGGTCGCTGGTGCCGCTGGTGTGCGGTCTGGGTCCTCGGAAGAGCGCGGACTTGCTGGCGATTTTGGACCGGGTGGTGATCGTGGAGAACCGCATGCAGTTGCTGAACGAGCAGGAGTTTTTGGGGCCGTGCGTCTGGAAGAACGCGATTGGGTTCATCAAGGTGGCGCGGGAGTCGAGCGACGACTTGGACTCTTTGTACGAGGTGCTGGACGGGACCAGGATTTTTCCGGACCACTACGCGTTGGCGAGGAAGATTGCGAAGGACGCGGTGCGCTCGAAGGACGAGCACGTGGACTACGTGGCGGCGGTGATGAAGGACCCGAAGAAGCTCGACATGATCGACATCAACTTGTTCGTCAGGTTGCTGGAGGAGAGGGGTCAGTTCAAGAGGTACGTTCTCGAGGACATCATGAGCGAGTTGAGGGAGCCGTTTGCCGAGCTGCGGGAGCCGTGCAGGCCCCTTTCGACGGAGGAGCTGTTCGATTTGCTGACGGGCGACACGTTGCAGCCCGGCATGGTTCAGACGGTGCGCGTGGAGAGGGTGCAGCGAGTCAGCAACCCGGTGAGCGGACATTATATGGGGGAGCAATTGGAGGTCAAGCTGGAGTGCGGGTTGCCCGGGACGATATCGGCGTACGACGCGACGGACCTGCAGTTCAACCGTTTGTCGGACTTGTTCAAGAGGAACGATCGGATTCGCGCGGTGATCAAGACGATATCGAAGAGCAATTTTTGCTGCACGTTGACGGCGCGCGAGTCGGACTTGGAGTCGCACCGGTACCTGCTTCCGCGCGCGGTGGACTCGTACTTGAAGGAGCCGCCCCGGTACGACGCGTCGTACCAGCCGTGCGGGCGGAGGATGAGGGAGCAGCGGCAGGAGGAGGCGCGCGCGTTCATTCCGCGCCACACGATTCACCCCAACTTCCAGAACATCGGGCTGGAGGAGGTGAAGAAGTACCTGGAAGACAAGCCGCCTGGGTTCTACCTGATCAGTCCGGACGGTCCGGACCACCTGATCATCACGATGAAGTTCTACTTGAAGCTCTTCGTGCACATCAGCGtgagggaggagcagaaggagagtCCGGAGATGCTGGGGCACGAGCTGATAATTGGGAACACCACGTTCAGCAGTCTGGACGACCTGATCGTGAACCACATGGATCCGTTTTGGATGAACGCGGTGGACATGACTCAGTTCAAGTACTTCAGGGAGGTTTCGAAGGAGGAGATCGAGAGGTCGATTCGAGAAGAGAAGTCGGCTCAGCCGAGCAGAATTCCGTACTACATCACGCCGTCCGAAAAGCACCCTGGCAGGTTTTTGCTGGTGTACGCGCCCACGAACAACTCCGTCCTCAGCGAGTACATTTCGCTGGTGCCCGAGGGGTTCAGGTTTCGACAAAAAGTCCACTCGACGCCGGACAAGCTGATCATCTGGTTCAAGAAGCACTTTCGGGACCCGATCGCCGCCAACCCGAATTCGAGCCGCGGCGGCAAGATGGACGTGCCCCCTCACCCCGCCGGCCGGCACGGCGAGCCCAAGGGGGGGGACCCCGGGTACCGTCGGCCCTACCCGCCGGCCTATCCGCCCGTGGTGCCGCCTCACTCCTACCCGTACCCGTCGCAGGGCATGGGGAACAGACAGCACGGAGACCACTTCTACAACCAGCAGTGGTCGAACTCGTATTCGAGAATCTCGTCCATACCGGACAGATACGGGCAGTGA
- the LOC126318318 gene encoding protein MCM10 homolog isoform X2 — protein sequence MEPKAADQPRTLDGAERAGVNGPSVAKEPLLSQTELGCHTFSKKRPYFSGASLSADPDSASTFSEVLARRKVAKSSSGGPALPPPSAHKIARKEKTTEFVVPFLEKDVAALSTSDAELENFSGIQLKSRCLSSGHVELCMQGRKLVCLDKFRDVSKLRACKDLFDGTDQVVIAVLGLCLDADSAPWGQRQYRLWQLGDLKNNSIGLILQESALETHGNLSLGHVVAVLNPDMVLSADGDSLALVAKSSAQLALLGTAWGSGFCSSRSKDGRTCTSLVNTLETTKCDYHLLKALKKVCTKRMALNNAGGEGLAKQQRREMLKKARYHATRGLFVLDHVVWKISLDEFSAVGPEKVEAEQMMKNIEKLSKRPSIGVRNFKFTAPGAVGAFVEDQLKKKKISRSVPASKRPTLHPNSSFLCTPGEGDSPSSQPALSDVTDETAPPSWSERFRLGSVDSELDVELELSG from the exons ATGGAGCCAAAGGCCGCCGATCAGCCGCGCACTCTGGACGGGGCCGAACGCGCAGGCGTAAACGGCCCCTCCGTCGCCAAAGAGCCCCTCCTCTCGCAGACTGAACTTGGTTGCCACACATTTT CAAAAAAGCGCCCCTACTTCAGCGGCGCCAGCCTCTCGGCAGACCCTGACTCTGCCTCTACGTTTTCTGAAGTCCTGGCTCGTCGAAAGGTCGCCAAGAGCTCTTCCGGCGGCCCCGCGTTGCCGCCTCCCTCGGCGCACAAGATCGCTCGCAAAGAAAAAACCACCGAGTTCGTCGTACCCTTTTTGGAGAAAGACGTTGCCGCTTTGAGCACCTCGGACGCCGAATTAGAGAATTTTTCGGGAATACAGTTGAAGTCAAGATGCCTGTCTTCTGGACACGTGGAGCTGTGCATGCAAGGTAGAAAGCTCGTTTGCTTGGACAAATTTCGGGATGTTTCGAAACTTCGCGCTTGCAAAGATTTGTTCGACGGTACAGACCAAGTCGTCATAGCGGTGTTGGGGCTCTGCCTAGACGCCGACTCGGCGCCTTGGGGCCAAAGGCAGTATCGGTTATGGCAATTGGGAGACCTTAAAAACAACTCTATTGGCCTCATTTTGCAAGAGTCGGCGCTCGAGACGCACGGAAATTTGTCGTTGGGCCACGTGGTGGCTGTTCTGAACCCAGACATGGTCCTGTCCGCGGACGGAGACAGCTTGGCGCTCGTGGCGAAGTCTTCCGCCCAACTGGCGCTTCTGGGAACCGCTTGGGGCTCTGGTTTTTGCAGTTCGCGAAGCAAGGACGGGAGGACGTGCACGAGCCTGGTGAACACGCTCGAGACGACCAAGTGCGACTACCATCTGCTCAAGGCGCTCAAGAAGGTGTGCACCAAGCGGATGGCGCTGAACAACGCCGGCGGGGAAGGACTGGCTAAGCAGCAGCGCAGGGAGATGCTGAAAAAAGCGCGGTACCACGCAACTCGTGGTTTGTTTGTGCTGGACCACGTCGTGTGGAAAATAAGCCTGGACGAATTTTCAGCGGTAGGACCAGAAAAAGTGGAAGCTGAACAAATGATGAAGAatat AGAAAAACTATCTAAAAGGCCGAGTATTGGTGTTCGGAATTTCAAGTTTACAGCACCTGGCGCAGTTGGtg CATTTGTGGAAGACCAGCTCAAGAAAAAGAAGATCAGTCGGAGCGTCCCTGCGAGCAAGAGGCCAACCTTACATCCAAATTCTAGCTTTCTTTGCACGCCTGGCGAAGGTGATAGTCCTAGCTCGCAGCCCGCATTGTCGGATGTCACGGACGAGACAGCCCCGCCTTCATGGAGTGAGAGATTCAGGTTAGGTTCCGTTGATTCAGAGCTAGACGTTGAGTTAGAGCTTTCCGGCTAG
- the LOC126318318 gene encoding protein MCM10 homolog isoform X3, whose amino-acid sequence MEPKAADQPRTLDGAERAGVNGPSVAKEPLLSQTELGCHTFSKKRPYFSGASLSADPDSASTFSEVLARRKVAKSSSGGPALPPPSAHKIARKEKTTEFVVPFLEKDVAALSTSDAELENFSGIQLKSRCLSSGHVELCMQGRKLVCLDKFRDVSKLRACKDLFDGTDQVVIAVLGLCLDADSAPWGQRQYRLWQLGDLKNNSIGLILQESALETHGNLSLGHVVAVLNPDMVLSADGDSLALVAKSSAQLALLGTAWGSGFCSSRSKDGRTCTSLVNTLETTKCDYHLLKALKKVCTKRMALNNAGGEGLAKQQRREMLKKARYHATRGLFVLDHVVWKISLDEFSAVGPEKVEAEQMMKNIEKLSKRPSIGVRNFKFTAPGAVAFVEDQLKKKKISRSVPASKRPTLHPNSSFLCTPGEGDSPSSQPALSDVTDETAPPSWSERFRLGSVDSELDVELELSG is encoded by the exons ATGGAGCCAAAGGCCGCCGATCAGCCGCGCACTCTGGACGGGGCCGAACGCGCAGGCGTAAACGGCCCCTCCGTCGCCAAAGAGCCCCTCCTCTCGCAGACTGAACTTGGTTGCCACACATTTT CAAAAAAGCGCCCCTACTTCAGCGGCGCCAGCCTCTCGGCAGACCCTGACTCTGCCTCTACGTTTTCTGAAGTCCTGGCTCGTCGAAAGGTCGCCAAGAGCTCTTCCGGCGGCCCCGCGTTGCCGCCTCCCTCGGCGCACAAGATCGCTCGCAAAGAAAAAACCACCGAGTTCGTCGTACCCTTTTTGGAGAAAGACGTTGCCGCTTTGAGCACCTCGGACGCCGAATTAGAGAATTTTTCGGGAATACAGTTGAAGTCAAGATGCCTGTCTTCTGGACACGTGGAGCTGTGCATGCAAGGTAGAAAGCTCGTTTGCTTGGACAAATTTCGGGATGTTTCGAAACTTCGCGCTTGCAAAGATTTGTTCGACGGTACAGACCAAGTCGTCATAGCGGTGTTGGGGCTCTGCCTAGACGCCGACTCGGCGCCTTGGGGCCAAAGGCAGTATCGGTTATGGCAATTGGGAGACCTTAAAAACAACTCTATTGGCCTCATTTTGCAAGAGTCGGCGCTCGAGACGCACGGAAATTTGTCGTTGGGCCACGTGGTGGCTGTTCTGAACCCAGACATGGTCCTGTCCGCGGACGGAGACAGCTTGGCGCTCGTGGCGAAGTCTTCCGCCCAACTGGCGCTTCTGGGAACCGCTTGGGGCTCTGGTTTTTGCAGTTCGCGAAGCAAGGACGGGAGGACGTGCACGAGCCTGGTGAACACGCTCGAGACGACCAAGTGCGACTACCATCTGCTCAAGGCGCTCAAGAAGGTGTGCACCAAGCGGATGGCGCTGAACAACGCCGGCGGGGAAGGACTGGCTAAGCAGCAGCGCAGGGAGATGCTGAAAAAAGCGCGGTACCACGCAACTCGTGGTTTGTTTGTGCTGGACCACGTCGTGTGGAAAATAAGCCTGGACGAATTTTCAGCGGTAGGACCAGAAAAAGTGGAAGCTGAACAAATGATGAAGAatat AGAAAAACTATCTAAAAGGCCGAGTATTGGTGTTCGGAATTTCAAGTTTACAGCACCTGGCGCAGTTG CATTTGTGGAAGACCAGCTCAAGAAAAAGAAGATCAGTCGGAGCGTCCCTGCGAGCAAGAGGCCAACCTTACATCCAAATTCTAGCTTTCTTTGCACGCCTGGCGAAGGTGATAGTCCTAGCTCGCAGCCCGCATTGTCGGATGTCACGGACGAGACAGCCCCGCCTTCATGGAGTGAGAGATTCAGGTTAGGTTCCGTTGATTCAGAGCTAGACGTTGAGTTAGAGCTTTCCGGCTAG
- the LOC126318318 gene encoding uncharacterized protein LOC126318318 isoform X1 encodes MEPKAADQPRTLDGAERAGVNGPSVAKEPLLSQTELGCHTFSKKRPYFSGASLSADPDSASTFSEVLARRKVAKSSSGGPALPPPSAHKIARKEKTTEFVVPFLEKDVAALSTSDAELENFSGIQLKSRCLSSGHVELCMQGRKLVCLDKFRDVSKLRACKDLFDGTDQVVIAVLGLCLDADSAPWGQRQYRLWQLGDLKNNSIGLILQESALETHGNLSLGHVVAVLNPDMVLSADGDSLALVAKSSAQLALLGTAWGSGFCSSRSKDGRTCTSLVNTLETTKCDYHLLKALKKVCTKRMALNNAGGEGLAKQQRREMLKKARYHATRGLFVLDHVVWKISLDEFSAVGPEKVEAEQMMKNIEKLSKRPSIGVRNFKFTAPGAVGGSLFFFFSYLFCLRGLIQNSHKAFVEDQLKKKKISRSVPASKRPTLHPNSSFLCTPGEGDSPSSQPALSDVTDETAPPSWSERFRLGSVDSELDVELELSG; translated from the exons ATGGAGCCAAAGGCCGCCGATCAGCCGCGCACTCTGGACGGGGCCGAACGCGCAGGCGTAAACGGCCCCTCCGTCGCCAAAGAGCCCCTCCTCTCGCAGACTGAACTTGGTTGCCACACATTTT CAAAAAAGCGCCCCTACTTCAGCGGCGCCAGCCTCTCGGCAGACCCTGACTCTGCCTCTACGTTTTCTGAAGTCCTGGCTCGTCGAAAGGTCGCCAAGAGCTCTTCCGGCGGCCCCGCGTTGCCGCCTCCCTCGGCGCACAAGATCGCTCGCAAAGAAAAAACCACCGAGTTCGTCGTACCCTTTTTGGAGAAAGACGTTGCCGCTTTGAGCACCTCGGACGCCGAATTAGAGAATTTTTCGGGAATACAGTTGAAGTCAAGATGCCTGTCTTCTGGACACGTGGAGCTGTGCATGCAAGGTAGAAAGCTCGTTTGCTTGGACAAATTTCGGGATGTTTCGAAACTTCGCGCTTGCAAAGATTTGTTCGACGGTACAGACCAAGTCGTCATAGCGGTGTTGGGGCTCTGCCTAGACGCCGACTCGGCGCCTTGGGGCCAAAGGCAGTATCGGTTATGGCAATTGGGAGACCTTAAAAACAACTCTATTGGCCTCATTTTGCAAGAGTCGGCGCTCGAGACGCACGGAAATTTGTCGTTGGGCCACGTGGTGGCTGTTCTGAACCCAGACATGGTCCTGTCCGCGGACGGAGACAGCTTGGCGCTCGTGGCGAAGTCTTCCGCCCAACTGGCGCTTCTGGGAACCGCTTGGGGCTCTGGTTTTTGCAGTTCGCGAAGCAAGGACGGGAGGACGTGCACGAGCCTGGTGAACACGCTCGAGACGACCAAGTGCGACTACCATCTGCTCAAGGCGCTCAAGAAGGTGTGCACCAAGCGGATGGCGCTGAACAACGCCGGCGGGGAAGGACTGGCTAAGCAGCAGCGCAGGGAGATGCTGAAAAAAGCGCGGTACCACGCAACTCGTGGTTTGTTTGTGCTGGACCACGTCGTGTGGAAAATAAGCCTGGACGAATTTTCAGCGGTAGGACCAGAAAAAGTGGAAGCTGAACAAATGATGAAGAatat AGAAAAACTATCTAAAAGGCCGAGTATTGGTGTTCGGAATTTCAAGTTTACAGCACCTGGCGCAGTTGGtggttcgttgtttttttttttttcttacctgtTTTGTCTGCGTGGACTTATCCAAAATTCCCATAAAGCATTTGTGGAAGACCAGCTCAAGAAAAAGAAGATCAGTCGGAGCGTCCCTGCGAGCAAGAGGCCAACCTTACATCCAAATTCTAGCTTTCTTTGCACGCCTGGCGAAGGTGATAGTCCTAGCTCGCAGCCCGCATTGTCGGATGTCACGGACGAGACAGCCCCGCCTTCATGGAGTGAGAGATTCAGGTTAGGTTCCGTTGATTCAGAGCTAGACGTTGAGTTAGAGCTTTCCGGCTAG
- the LOC126318315 gene encoding histone demethylase UTY-like, with protein MSEEPSELWSPSALSQKYNKMGTAFRKNHQLEEALNYYNEAINVDPSNCLAWSNKAKVLEDMDQLSDAIKCYKKAIELNPNNASSWNNLGYVLRKQQKYTYAMQCYKEAIRLQNNNHNAWYNMGYILDKQGKYEEAYACFVNAVRIQPDNEKYIASKNATKVSWNEFQKLFASLPEDETKQETGPPKHPSTAPVMELIGAKEPSPLSDAQTLLAADRASRDALGSSGHGTNNSENNEEFLTASISSKLSLQTPLFKSAASNDSDGSDWDFFKQNRSANQFGALHEVEPLDVERGRISHANHSQKTRSHSPSKNSTSLVQNSNSTLSVVTNSTACSHPMENEPNVLPSLDPCKNLQKNASLASLSESEVTSYSISPAVNLKSADSKLNFKHNQESLETDADKLAGRCSRSCSVSSGNTANNRLHGDGSIHNVSVNSNEKENDELAIIGALRLHLATLDTVQDLQRLESRIEEYLNEVAQKKASLRLEQKGYSEKKCAVCWEHIAEMICIPCGHLCLCQGCKSKLRQKRCPICTQPVKNIYKVWK; from the exons ATGTCCGAAGAACCGTCCGAAttgtggtctccatctgcactttcTCAAAAGTACAACAAAATGGGCACCGCATTTCGCAAAAACCACCAGCTAGAGGAGGCCCTCAACTACTACAACGAGGCCATCAACGTTGATCCTAGCAACTGCCTAGCTTGGAGTAACAAGGCCAAGGTTTTGGAAGACATGGATCAGCTGTCTGACGCCATCAAATGTTACAAAAAGGCGATTGAGCTCAACCCCAATAAT GCTTCTTCGTGGAACAACCTGGGATACGTTTTGAGAAAGCAGCAAAAATACACCTATGccatgcagtgctacaaagaggcCATTCGGCTTCAGAACAACAACCACAATGCGTGGTATAACATGGGCTACATATTGGACAAACAGGGTAAGTATGAGGAGGCGTACGCGTGCTTCGTGAATGCAGTGCGGATTCAGCCAGACAACGAAAAATACATCGCTAGCAAAAACGCGACCAAAGTTTCTTGGAACGAGTTTCAGAAGCTGTTTGCTAGTTTGCCTGAGGACGAGACGAAGCAAGAAACGGGGCCCCCTAAGCACCCGTCCACGGCGCCTGTCATGGAGTTGATAGGCGCTAAAGAGCCGTCTCCACTGAGCGATGCTCAAACGCTTCTAGCCGCGGACAGAGCGAGTCGCGACGCCCTGGGTTCGAGCGGTCATGGCACGAATAATTCGGAGAACAACGAAGAATTTCTCACTGCCTCCATATCGTCCAAGTTGTCTTTGCAGACGCCCCTGTTCAAGTCGGCGGCTTCAAACGACAGCGATGGTTCGGATTGGGACTTTTTCaagcagaaccgctcggccaatcaatTCGGAGCACTGCACGAAGTCGAGCCCCTCGATGTGGAGAGAGGACGAATATCTCACGCAAATCATTCACAAAAGACAAGATCTCATTCACCTTCTAAAAATAGCACTTCGCTCGTCCAAAACAGCAACTCTACTCTGAGTGTGGTCACAAACTCGACGGCTTGTTCGCATCCTATGGAAAACGAGCCGAACGTTCTTCCCAGTCTGGACCCATGCAAAAACCTGCAAAAAAACGCGTCGCTTGCTTCTCTGAGCGAGTCAGAAGTAACGAGCTACTCTATCTCCCCGGCGGTCAACCTCAAAAGCGCTGACTCGAAACTCAACTTCAAACACAATCAAGAATCGTTGGAAACTGACGCAGACAAACTAGCCGGAAGGTGCTCGAGGAGCTGCAGCGTGAGCTCCGGAAACACCGCCAACAACAGGCTCCACGGAGACGGCAGCATCCATAACGTCAGCGTCAATTCCAACGAAAAGGAAAACGACGAACTGGCGATCATCGGGGCTCTCCGACTGCACCTCGCAACCCTAGATACCGTACAAGATTTGCAGAGACTGGAATCTAGAATCGAGGAATACCTCAACGAGGTCGCTCAGAAAAAAGCAAGTCTGAGGCTCGAACAGAAGGGGTACAGCGAAAAAAAATGCGCCGTCTGCTGGGAACACATCGCGGAAATGATCTGTATCCCTTGCGGACATCTGTGCCTGTGCCAGGGGTGCAAATCGAAGCTACGGCAAAAACGCTGTCCCATCTGCACCCAACCAGTGAAGAACATATACAAAGTCTGGAAGTAA